The stretch of DNA ACTGCTAAGTTGATCGGTGACAGTCACCACCTGCGCAGGCGCAGTGGCCGACGGTTGATTCTCGAAATCGATCTCATAGGGCAAGGCCTGGTTGACAACGACGAATGCCGACAAGCCGGTGCCGATTGGGCCGATCTTTTCATTGGGGTCGCGCGGAACGACGCAGTTTCCGTCGCCTGTGTCGCCACCGAATAGGCTACCAAGAAAATCGGACAGACTATTTATATAGTCACCGGCCTCTAACAAAGCATTCTGAACGCCGTCATATCCGAAGTAATCCAAAACGTCGAGGGCTGTGATGCCCCAAGACGTAATTTGATCCGGATGATCATAAATCCACTTATCTGCTTCGAAAATGGTGCCCGCGAGTCCAAAATAGCCTTCCGCTGTAAAGAGGCCGATCGTAATACTAAAAAAGGCTCCGTCGTCAAGCCCAGCCCGCAGGTAATTGCCGCTGTTAATGTCATTCCCCAATTCGTCGACTTTGAGCGGGATCTCTGCAATCGTCTGCGCCTTGTCGAGCGTGTCCGATAAATCATCCAGGAATGGACTATCTACAAATTTATTCACATCGTCGACGCCATTCTTTAACGTCCCCAGCACAGAGCTCATTTGCTCCCAGATTGATGGGGCCGGGCCTTGGCTGCCAGCCGTGGTCGTCGGCACCGGCATACTCGACGTAAATCCCCCAAGACTCGCGTTGTAGCCTCCCACTGCGGTCTCTAATTGGCCAGAGTCGTCAGTCGTAATTCCCGATTCTCCTTGGAAGGTAAACGGATTGGACGCGCTGACCCCACCTCCGCTTCCAATTTGGGTTCCGAAGGGTGAATACGCATACGTTGTAATCGGTACTCCGGGACCACCTGTGAGCCCGACAGTTGATCCGGAGTTGTCGTACTCCAAGTAGAGAGTGCCCGTGGGGGTCAGTTCGCTAGTTAGTCCGGCGCCGAAAATATAGCGCGAAGTCGCGGAGCCTTGTTGGTCGTATGCGGCGACGACATCCGGAGTTCCTGATGGGTCGACGAGATATGTCGTCGTAACTCCATTGAATGTAGATGCCACTCGCTGGCCAAGTGCATTGAACGTGTAACTCGTCACACCTTGCGCGTTGACAATCCCGGTCAACTGATTGAGCGCGTTGTAACTGTACGAATTCGAACCGTCGGACAGCAGGTTCCCATCCTTGTCATATGTGTATGCCACGCCGCCGACGCTGGTGTACTCGTTCATGTTGTTGGTCGTGTAGACCATCGTCACGCCGTTGGTCACTGTTGTCGTGCGGTTGCCTACCGCGTCGTAGTTGTAGGTCAGGTCCTGGTTGGCGATCGATGGGTTCGTTGACGCAAAGACAGCATGCATGAGCTGGCCGGTCGAGTCGTAGCTATAGGTCCAGGTGCCGTCGATCGTGGCTTCCGTCGTTTCCAGGCCGAGATTGTTGTAGGTGTAGTCGAAGCGGCTGTTCACTGAGCCATCGGGCGCGTAATTGACCAGGTGCAGCACGTTGCCGTCGGCATCGTAGTCGTATGTGGTGTACGTGCCGTTGCCGTTGAGCTTGTATGTGAGCTGGTCGGCGGCGTTGTACGTGTAGGTGACGATCGGATTGCCGTCGCCATCGGTCAGGCCCGCCAGGCGGCCAGCCGCGTCGTAGCTGTAATTGGTCGTGAAGCCGGTCTGATCGACCATCTGGATGCGGCGGCCACCAGCGTCAAGCGTGAACTTGAGGAACAACCCGCCCGGGTAGTCCACTTCGGTCAACTGGTGGGCCGAATTGTAGGTGAACGAAGTCGTGCCGGTGGCGTCGGTGGCGGTCAGCAGGTCGCCGAAGGCGTCGTAGGTGTAGGTATATTGCGAGCCATCGGGGAACGATTCGGTGGCAAGCTGGCCGCGGCTGTTGTAGGTGTAGGCGATCGCCTGGCCATCTTGATTGATAAACGAGAGCGGGTCCCCTTCCGGATCGAACGTGCTCGTCGAAGTCGAGGCATCGGCGTAGGTCGTGCTAAGCAGGTTGCCGTCGGCATCGTACGAATAGCTCGTCCGGTTGCCGTTGGCATCGGTCATCGATGTGAGCCGGCTATTATTGCCGTAACTGAATAGGGTTGTGTTGCCGAGCTGGTTGGTGCTCGACAACAGGTTGCCAAGCTTGTCGTACAAGAAGGATTGCGTCTGATTCGCCGGGTCGGTGACTTGGCTGACCAGCAGCGTGCTTGGGTCGTAGGCGTAGCTGGTAATGTTGCCCAGCGAGTCCTGCGTCCGGGCCACCAGGCCGCGGTCGTCGTAGAACGTGCGGCTGGCGTCGCCCACGGCATCGGTCGTGGTAACTTCCCCCGGCTGTTCATAGGTGTAAGTGACCTCGTTGGCATTGCCATCTTGGGACGTGGCAAACAGCCGGTCTTCACCGTCATAGGTGAAGTACTCGTGCGTGCCGTCCGGAAATGCAATCGATGCCAGGGAGCTGCCGGGGGTGCTGCCGCCCGGGCCCGATCCGAGGACAACGAGCTGGATTGGCGTGCTGTAGGTATACGACGTTGTGCCTTGCGGCGTCGTGACCGACATCAGGTACTCGCCGGTCGAATCGTACGTGTAAGTCGCGGTGTCGCCGGCCGAATCGACGGCCTTTGTAACGTGTCCCTGGGCGTTATACGTGAAGGAAAGCGTGTCGCCATCGGAATGTACTAACTCGGTGAGCAGGTTTCCGGTGTACAGGGCCGTGATCGTGTTGCCATTGGTGTCGTCGACGTTGACGAGCTGGCCACTGGACGAGTAAGTGCTCGTCGTGCCATCCGGAGCGGTGAGAACGTACAGGCCTTGGTCGAAAGTGAGAGTGTTCGGGTCCCCAGCCTGGGCGACAAAAGTGGTGCTCGATTGCCTGGTGAACGATTGCACGTTCCCGTCGGCCAGAATGGTGACGTTGCCCGAGCTATCGACGCCCAACGATGTGTCCCACTGAGTCGACCATCCATAGCCGAACATGCCGAGCGTAAAGCGGTCTTCGATCGAGGTAAGATATTGCCGCGTCACACCAAGCTGCAATCCCGGTCCTGGCAGTGACAGGTCCTGGCTGGTGGCAAGCACTGGCGGTGTGAAGCCACCCATCGCTTGCTCAAGGATGAACGCGGTGAGCTGATTGACGTCGTCCGTGGCTTCGCCAAGCTGACTAAGGTATGTGGCGTTCAAATCGAGCGCAAGTTGGTAGCTGGCCCAAGAAGTGCCGACGTTGGCCAGGAAATTGTTGACGATCGCCGTCCAGGCGGCCTCGGTGATTGTCGAAGGCCGAGCGCTTGTCAGGAATGACCAGTCGATCGGTGGTTGCGGATTGCTATCGACTAAAATCTCGTAAGCAAGAAGTTGTGGCAGAGGGGGACTGATCGGCGTGGCTGTGATCTGAAAACTCCCCTGGCTGCTGGGCGCCTGGTACTCAAGCGTAATTTGGCCAGTCACGCCTGGCGGCAGAATGCCGGCCGGCCCGGTATTATTAATGCCCAGTACCTCGACCGGATTGCTACTGAACCCAGACTGGCCGACAGCTTGCAGCAACGCGTTGGTGGCAGTCACCTCCAAGAGCGGGGCCTGGATGTCGGTATTCCCGACGTTTGTGTACTGGATAGTTACCGTTCCCGTGGTGCCGGGACGGACGGTGCCTGGCGGCACAACATGCACTTGAAGTGCGCCTGCGGAGCCGCGGTTGACCGTGAAGGCGCCTGAGAGCGTTGAGACGCTACCGTCCTGAGTTGAAACCACGTCGTACTGGCCGGGAGTCAACCCGGCGAGATTGAAAGTGGCCCAAATCGTCGACGAATTGATCCACCATTGCTGGCTGGCAGCGCGAGTTCCTCCCGGGCCTTGCAAAGTAACCTCATCTTGGCCGCTAAGCTGAGCGCCGGTGATGACGACCGTTGCGCTGCCGGCCGTGCTGCCATAGGAGGGACTAACGCCGGTGATGCCATACCCTACAGCGTGGGCCTCGATGGTGTATTGTTGGCCGCTTCCCGCGACGCCGGTTCCTTGCACCAGCACGTAATACACTCCGGCCTGGGTCGCCGGAACGGAGAGTTGCTGCTGTTGCGGGTTGTTCGATTCAACGCCTAATACAGAGTCGAAGAAGAGCGGAGTTGGCAGGGCGCCAAATCGCACCAACACCTGGGCAGAATTCGCCGTGTTGCTGTTGAGCGAGATCGTCAGGCTTTCACCAGCCGGAACAGCGATCGCGTAATAGGCGTTTTGACCACTGGCGATCGTGCCGATTGTAGGCGTGTCCAGGGGCAGGGCAGGTACATTCGCGATACCGATTGTAGCGGTTGACGTGAGCTGATTATTGTCTTCGTCTGATTCGCGGACGTTGTTCAGCACGTCCGTGCGAACGATCAAGTGGTAGTTGCCCGGAGCTATGGCAGGGAGCGGCGCGTTCGTTGAAGCTACATAGGACGCCCCGGGCGCCAAGTCGCCCGTATGCACCACGGTGGCGATCAACAGGCTGGAGGCGTCGAACTCCCCATCGGTCGAGAGGTACACAGAGTCAGACCATTGGCCCACCGCGGCATTGGCGCCGTTGTTGGTGACTGTCCAAGTAATCTGCGCCGACGCAGGCTGCCCTGGCTGGCCCGTCGCGGGAACCGTAATAGCGGTTGGCACAAGATCCGATTGGGGCGCGAAACTGACGGTTACCGCCGTCGAGGAGAACGCGGTATCGTTGGCTGTGGCGCCGTTCTCGAAAACCTGCCTGCCGCTGTCAGCGACGACGAATACGTAATAGGGTCCACTCAGATTCGCGGACAATGTCGTCGTCAGAGAAGCAGTGTAGCTGGCCCCGGCCGGGAGCGCCCCAGTGTGTGAAACCGTTCCCAAGTAGACGGCTGTAGTTGGGTCGAGAAACTGATCGGGGGACAGATAAACCGAGTCATTCCAACCAGCGTTCGGCGTCGCTCCGGCGCCGATGTTGGTCACCTGCCAACCGATCGTCATTGGTTGTCCGGCCAAGGCCGTCCCGGGAGCCGTGATTTCACCGGCAGCCAAATCGGGCGGCGGCGTGAGGGAAACGACAAACGACTTCATGCTTGTGTGATTGTTGGTTGCGCTATCACCCAGCACGGCATTGCCAGTATCCGTGACAACCATGACCGTATACGTGCCCGCAACGAATGGCGCCAGCGAGATTTGCGCGGATTGGCTATAGGAATCGCCGGGCTGCAAGGCGCCTTGATGAATGAACGAACCAACCAGCGTTCCCGGGGCTGCCGCGCCGGGCGCTGCCAGGTAGACTGTGTCAGTCCAGTTCGTCTCGTCGGCTGGCGTCGCGCCGGCGCCCGTGTTCGTAACCGTCCAGGAGACCGTTGGGCTTTGGCCGGATTCTGCGCCGGAGGGGACCTGAATCGTCGCGACTTGCAAATCGGCCGGCTGCAGCGGCGTCACGCTGAATGCGGCAGACGCCGTATTGACGGCGCCTGGATCTTCCGAAACTCCATTATCGTCGTTCGTCGTTACGAAGACGTAGTACGTGCCGGAGAATGTGTCGGGCAGAGCGAAGGAAGCACTATTCGAGTAGCTCGCACCAACTGCCAAAGCACCCGAGTGCGTAAACGAGCCGACGACGATGTTGTCGCCTGCTGTCGCCAGGCTATCGTCCTGCGAGACCACAACTTGGTCCGCCCACTGAGTCGCGGTCGTCGCATTCGGGCCGTTGTTGAGTACGGTCCAAGAAAAACTTACAGACTGTCCAGCGGTCGCCGACGATGGAGTCCCAACCGAAGTAACATCTAGGTCCGAAACCGGCGGTGGTGGAGGCGGGGGCGGTGGGGGTGTAGCGGCCGCGATCAACGTCGCTGTCGATGCTACCGAGATGTTGTTCGCTTCCGCGTCGTAACCCGGAGCTGATTCCTGCACCGCATTGTTGCTGTCAGTGAACACGACGACATAATACGAGCCACTAACGCTTGTTGGGATCGTTACTGACTGCGTATTGGTATAGTTGGCGTTCGCACCCAACGCTCCGGAGTGAGCAAACGTGCCGACCAAAATGTCCGAGCTCGACAATTGCGTCGACGGCGTCGGGGAAAGGTAAACAGTGTCGGCCCAGCTACTGCCCTGCGTGGCGCCGGACCCTTGATTGCTTACCGCCCAACTAACGCTCATCGACCGTCCGGCCTGTGCCGTAGTCGGAGCCGTGAGAGTGGTGAT from Pirellulales bacterium encodes:
- a CDS encoding CARDB domain-containing protein, with translation MTPTTVVGRDIFYNNSYYDGNDAADDAAIATDKQALLPGQTATFANYTSYSKGINGIMVDVANLANSSSISASDFTFFVGNNSDPSTWTQGPAPTDVVVRPGAGVNGSDRIELTWGDDAIAKEWLQVTVLADGNTGLTSPDTFYFGNAIGESGNSATDATVNATDSLAARGHAAAGPVSITNQWDFNRDGVVNAADVTVAQQNATSGATALQLINVAATTVPPNADLAVTDVTPPVEGYSGRSISVSWTVANIGTSPTTGSWTDSVYLEVAGSTTDTFLGQLRRPENLSPGANYTRTNTYTLPNGISGQYAIKVVTNSNNGTAEVNAANDILASSAFPLYLSPYADLQVSSVTAPPTATAGQTATFSWTVVNAGTGATDVPQWTDNLYLSTSPTSLTGAILIGSASNPDYLASGDTYNQSLTVTVPSNLTGSYYAIVVTNANQTQYEYVFGNNDTGASVVPVSIQAPVTPAQGFLHVQSVSVSPAPPSTVYAGSTVNVSWTVTNTGNAPITPGDDGYWDDGLALSPTPNWDGVDGYWLGGHQNSETQPLQPGNSYTSQKTISIPQGVTPGTWYIVAVPDTHYWTGGTGIGGSTTPRDQGSAALSIQIPPSPDLQVSTQLVTADIKTVTAGQPVNVTWTVVNDGFAGTSAGSWQDAVYLVSNGSTTISSGALLLGTVTHTGDLDPTESYTTTTAFKVPAGVAPGNYNILVFTDSSNVVKEYSPTYDAEANNVGPASIGTSGTLQVLAAPPTSPDLQITTLTAPTTAQAGRSMSVSWAVSNQGSGATQGSSWADTVYLSPTPSTQLSSSDILVGTFAHSGALGANANYTNTQSVTIPTSVSGSYYVVVFTDSNNAVQESAPGYDAEANNISVASTATLIAAATPPPPPPPPPPVSDLDVTSVGTPSSATAGQSVSFSWTVLNNGPNATTATQWADQVVVSQDDSLATAGDNIVVGSFTHSGALAVGASYSNSASFALPDTFSGTYYVFVTTNDDNGVSEDPGAVNTASAAFSVTPLQPADLQVATIQVPSGAESGQSPTVSWTVTNTGAGATPADETNWTDTVYLAAPGAAAPGTLVGSFIHQGALQPGDSYSQSAQISLAPFVAGTYTVMVVTDTGNAVLGDSATNNHTSMKSFVVSLTPPPDLAAGEITAPGTALAGQPMTIGWQVTNIGAGATPNAGWNDSVYLSPDQFLDPTTAVYLGTVSHTGALPAGASYTASLTTTLSANLSGPYYVFVVADSGRQVFENGATANDTAFSSTAVTVSFAPQSDLVPTAITVPATGQPGQPASAQITWTVTNNGANAAVGQWSDSVYLSTDGEFDASSLLIATVVHTGDLAPGASYVASTNAPLPAIAPGNYHLIVRTDVLNNVRESDEDNNQLTSTATIGIANVPALPLDTPTIGTIASGQNAYYAIAVPAGESLTISLNSNTANSAQVLVRFGALPTPLFFDSVLGVESNNPQQQQLSVPATQAGVYYVLVQGTGVAGSGQQYTIEAHAVGYGITGVSPSYGSTAGSATVVITGAQLSGQDEVTLQGPGGTRAASQQWWINSSTIWATFNLAGLTPGQYDVVSTQDGSVSTLSGAFTVNRGSAGALQVHVVPPGTVRPGTTGTVTIQYTNVGNTDIQAPLLEVTATNALLQAVGQSGFSSNPVEVLGINNTGPAGILPPGVTGQITLEYQAPSSQGSFQITATPISPPLPQLLAYEILVDSNPQPPIDWSFLTSARPSTITEAAWTAIVNNFLANVGTSWASYQLALDLNATYLSQLGEATDDVNQLTAFILEQAMGGFTPPVLATSQDLSLPGPGLQLGVTRQYLTSIEDRFTLGMFGYGWSTQWDTSLGVDSSGNVTILADGNVQSFTRQSSTTFVAQAGDPNTLTFDQGLYVLTAPDGTTSTYSSSGQLVNVDDTNGNTITALYTGNLLTELVHSDGDTLSFTYNAQGHVTKAVDSAGDTATYTYDSTGEYLMSVTTPQGTTSYTYSTPIQLVVLGSGPGGSTPGSSLASIAFPDGTHEYFTYDGEDRLFATSQDGNANEVTYTYEQPGEVTTTDAVGDASRTFYDDRGLVARTQDSLGNITSYAYDPSTLLVSQVTDPANQTQSFLYDKLGNLLSSTNQLGNTTLFSYGNNSRLTSMTDANGNRTSYSYDADGNLLSTTYADASTSTSTFDPEGDPLSFINQDGQAIAYTYNSRGQLATESFPDGSQYTYTYDAFGDLLTATDATGTTSFTYNSAHQLTEVDYPGGLFLKFTLDAGGRRIQMVDQTGFTTNYSYDAAGRLAGLTDGDGNPIVTYTYNAADQLTYKLNGNGTYTTYDYDADGNVLHLVNYAPDGSVNSRFDYTYNNLGLETTEATIDGTWTYSYDSTGQLMHAVFASTNPSIANQDLTYNYDAVGNRTTTVTNGVTMVYTTNNMNEYTSVGGVAYTYDKDGNLLSDGSNSYSYNALNQLTGIVNAQGVTSYTFNALGQRVASTFNGVTTTYLVDPSGTPDVVAAYDQQGSATSRYIFGAGLTSELTPTGTLYLEYDNSGSTVGLTGGPGVPITTYAYSPFGTQIGSGGGVSASNPFTFQGESGITTDDSGQLETAVGGYNASLGGFTSSMPVPTTTAGSQGPAPSIWEQMSSVLGTLKNGVDDVNKFVDSPFLDDLSDTLDKAQTIAEIPLKVDELGNDINSGNYLRAGLDDGAFFSITIGLFTAEGYFGLAGTIFEADKWIYDHPDQITSWGITALDVLDYFGYDGVQNALLEAGDYINSLSDFLGSLFGGDTGDGNCVVPRDPNEKIGPIGTGLSAFVVVNQALPYEIDFENQPSATAPAQVVTVTDQLSSSLDWRTFQLGTISFGAYTVQVPAGRSFYSTVLQLGPAQDNLVVDIDAGIDPTTGIVHWTFATIDPATNQHPVSPLEGFLPPDDPAGDGEGRLTYSVKPLAVDSSGTVISNQATITFDTQPPIDTNTVANTLDATPPTSSVVPLPATSSPSFLVSWSGQDDAGGSGLADYDVYVSINGQPYAIWQQATTQTSATFTGQAGQTYSFYSVALDNAGNVEATPAVAEATTTIPAATILGRYVFYNDSYYDGNDPTANASDDGAIAIDKQALLPGQTATFANYTSYSKGINGIMIDVSNLENADALSAADFTFKLGNSNDPSTWTTAPAPTAVILRQGAGANGSDRIELVWADGAIKDEWLQVTMLANANTGLARPDVFYFGNAVGDSGNSATDAAVNAGDSLGARSHAAAGPVPITDQWDYNRDGAVNGADVTIAQQNGTSGTAALQLISTTAGASSAIVALHDAALAEAVLAPEEPVPPETLVEASASTLALTESASPVRVLLPAAPKAISLSPELIAATAAANPVAPPIGPSGNQVVSGSPLVTGSASQPVAATVKQAATRPTVRPEYTDAALNELNDEILAPSQNFDGPIKRIGIFL